One Panicum virgatum strain AP13 chromosome 3N, P.virgatum_v5, whole genome shotgun sequence DNA segment encodes these proteins:
- the LOC120663455 gene encoding protein DETOXIFICATION 21-like — MENSKSTSSSSSSRGGEEESNKVPLLQPRAADDHHGGSRSFISKDDDEQQVEEESSSLGRRAWEENKKLWVVAGPSIFTRFSSFGLTVISQAFVGHIGSTELAAYALVSTVLMRFSNGILLGMASALETLCGQSYGAKQYHMLGIYLQRSWIILFACSVVLLPVYLFTEPMLVALGQDPKISAVAGTISLWYIPVMFSYVWSFTLQMYLQAQSKNMIITYLAMLNLALHLTLSWLMTVKFQLGLAGVMGSMIIAMWIPVFGQLAFVFFGGCPLTWTGFSSAAFTDLGAIIKLSLSSGVMLCLELWYNTILVLLTGYMKNAEVALDALSICLNINGWEMMISVGFLAATGVRVANELGAGSARRAKFAIYNVVITSFFIGFVLFVLFLFFRGSLAYIFTESRAVADAVADLSPLLAFSILLNSVQPVLSGVAVGAGWQSVVAYVNITSYYLIGIPLGGVLGYVVGLHVKGIWIGMLLGTLVQTIVLLFITLKTDWEKQVANAQERLKRWYMEENRRLQGSRGNP, encoded by the exons ATGGAGAACAGCAAGAGCactagtagtagcagcagcagcaggggaggagaggaggagtcCAACAAGGTGCCCCTGCTCCAGCCGAGAGCGGCAGACGACCACCATGGAGGCAGCAGAAGCTTCATCAGCAAGGATGATGATGAACAGCAGGTGGAAGAAGAGTCGTCGTCGCTGGGGCGGCGCGCGTGGGAGGAGAACAAGAAGCTGTGGGTGGTGGCGGGGCCCTCAATCTTCACCCGCTTCTCCTCCTTCGGCCTCACCGTCATCAGCCAGGCCTTCGTCGGCCACATCGGCTCCACCGAGCTCGCTGCATACGCCCTCGTCTCAACCGTCCTCATGCGAttcagcaacggcatcctg CTGGGCATGGCGAGTGCGCTGGAGACGCTGTGCGGCCAGTCCTACGGCGCCAAGCAGTACCACATGCTCGGCATCTACCTGCAGCGCTCCTGGATCATCCTCTTCGCCTGCTCCGTCGTCCTGCTCCCCGTCTACCTCTTCACCGAGCCCATGCTCGTCGCCCTGGGCCAGGACCCCAAGatctccgccgtcgccggcaccaTCTCCCTCTGGTACATCCCCGTCATGTTCTCCTACGTCTGGTCCTTCACGCTCCAGATGTACCTCCAGGCGCAGAGCAAGAACATGATCATCACCTACCTCGCCATGCTCAACCTCGCCCTCCACCTCACCCTCTCCTGGCTCATGACCGTCAAGTTCCAGCTCGGCCTGGCAGGGGTCATGGGCTCCATGATCATCGCCATGTGGATCCCCGTGTTTGGCCAGCTTGCCTTTGTCTTCTTCGGGGGTTGCCCTCTCACATGGACCGGGTTCTCGTCTGCTGCGTTCACTGACCTCGGTGCCATCATCAAGCTCTCGCTATCTTCTGGTGTCATGCTCTG TTTGGAATTGTGGTACAACACCATATTGGTGCTCCTCACAGGGTATATGAAGAATGCAGAGGTTGCACTTGACGCCCTTTCAATATG CCTTAATATCAATGGTTGGGAGATGATGATTTCTGTCGGCTTTTTGGCTGCAACAGG AGTGCGAGTGGCAAATGAGCTTGGAGCTGGAAGTGCAAGAAGGGCCAAGTTTGCGATATACAATGTCGTCATCACGTCTTTCTTTATCGGATTTGTGTTATTTGTGCTCTTCCTTTTCTTCCGTGGAAGCCTTGCCTACATTTTTACTGAGAGTCGAGCAGTGGCCGATGCTGTTGCTGACCTCTCGCCTCTGCTAGCCTTCTCCATATTGTTAAACAGTGTTCAACCAGTGCTATCAG GTGTTGCTGTTGGTGCTGGCTGGCAAAGTGTAGTTGCCTACGTTAACATTACATCATACTACTTGATTGGCATCCCTCTTGGAGGAGTCCTAGGCTATGTAGTGGGACTTCATGTAAAG GGCATTTGGATTGGCATGCTGCTCGGAACACTGGTCCAAACTATTGTGCTTCTGTTCATAACATTAAAGACCGACTGGGAAAAACAG GTGGCGAATGCTCAAGAGAGATTGAAGAGATGGTACATGGAAGAGAACAGAAGGCTGCAGGGCTCAAGGGGAAATCCTTGA